TCTGGTGATGGTGCCGTTTACCTGGAACACTTATATCGTCCGTGCAGTTCATGAAATgaaagtaatatttttctttgttttagtcTTTGCTGCCCCTCTTTCGCTGTGTACCCACTGCTGATCGCAGCGAGGAAATGTGTCAAATATCTACCAGCCCCCAAGATAACAGAGTGGTTTTCAAGCTTGCCTGCAAGCATGGTGGGTGgtcacaaaaatacacaactCTTTAggtgttaaattattaaatgtgcgTAAATGTTGGACTCTGCGacatacaaatgaaaacaaatattgcGCAGCTATTCTCCAGAATTTTATCaggtattttatattttagttgacaaaatatgaaatgtgtaaGTATAATGTCTTGACTCTTACCTGCTGTCTGTAGTTTTAGTGTAATATTATTTAAGGTTGGatgcaataattttaaatattacttcTACAAACAGGTTCTCCAAAGGCTTTTCCGTTTAGTTGGCTTGCAGCTGTAAACCAGTTAGGTTCGCATTTTAAGATcagcattttaataattacagcAACAAAAGAATAAAACGCAACAGAAAGAAACCAGTAGATAAATGAGGTAGACAGGAGACTGACAAAAGGAGCATGCACAAGTTATGCGAAAACAATTTTCAGTGTGTGGTTCTTGAGCTTGTTATATGAATTACTCAACCATTTTACTGTGCTATTTCATTGCATATGAATGTAGTCAATTCAGTTTGAACTTTCTTTTTTCGGAAGTGTGTTGTAGCCATATGGCACATTACAGGCACTAGAGAGCAGTGTGTTCTCAGTCACAATCACTGAGTTATTCACCAGCGTAACTGACGTCATAACTCCTGTCATGTTACACATCGCGTTACAGTTGTGACAACTTGGTCCTATGTCATGTGCCCCAGGTATCATTAAAACTTACAAGCTGGCTTTTCGGGAGTGTGAAGTCCTCCAGGCTGTGTTTCCTGCTCACCAATGTCCCAACGTCCTGAAAGCTCAGGCCAGGTTAAAAACACACCCCACTCATGTCCTTGTGGATGAGAATGAGATGGACACTGTGGTTTTAACGTTCATAAGACCCAAGCACTATAAAAGTGTACTcctactttctttttttctgtggtgtATTGCTGTATTCATCAGAGCATCCAGAAATTAAAGTACActttttttctaatgaaatgACAGGGCTTTTGCTTCCATAACACACGGGTGTCTTTATTGGCAGTGAACTGATGGggtgtttttaatttgtcattCGAGGTCATAACCTCTTATTCTGCACTGTCAGTGTGTTACATGTACCTAAGTGATGAATCTCCTTATCCTGAGTGACTGTGATGACAGAGTTGttggaaaaaaaggtgtaaTAACACCCTTGATTTGCTTCTTCTTGCTGTTTCCAGTCTCCTAGGCGACATGGTGATGCACTTCCCAGTGTCTCAAGAGGAAgtcactctctctgtgtctcccaAAAGGGTCATGTTAAGGAACTACTGTGAAGACAAAATGGGTTTGGTTTGATTGATCATTCTTTCTTTCAGCTGACTTGTTTTTTGGggtaaaatgaaaaagcagacaTCTCCAGCATATTAGGTTTTCCTCTGATGGATCCATGTTGACACACACGATGCACTGTTTGAAAGCAGATCAGATGAAGGCCATGAGCACAGAGCTGTCTCTGCAGCCGGAGGAATTTGACTGCTTCCAGGTCGCCGTCTCCTCAGACATAACTTTCTGCCTGAAGGAGCTGAGGGTGAGGATGAATTTTTAGTCACATGAAACAGAGAAAGCTGCAGAGTAATTCCTGTTTTATGACCAGTGTTCTGTATGGACTGGAACATGATGTCTTATCATCTGAACCCTTATCGGAGTTGGGGATTTCTCAGACACCACACCTGGGGAAATCGCAGTGTGAGCTCTTCCTTGAGCCACCAAACTGTCCACTGGAGCGTTACAGTACACAGTGTGGTGACAGGGGGATTATTCTTGCTTAGTAAGGTTACTTTACCATAATCCCATGCTCTACAGACAGGGATTTTTCTTTGAGGGTTcaattttttgctgttattgttataAGTTTACACATTGCTGTAACACCAGGTATTTCGCAGATACCGCAGCAACTTGCTGTCTCTCATACAAAGGTAGGATAAGTGCTGTCTGGTCACATTGGGCTCACAGCAATCACTCACATGGTGTTCGCAGCAAGGGGGCTTTGCACTTGTTTTTGAACTGTGCAAGGAAGCCCACAGGAACACGGTACAGCACGCAAACTCCATatgctggattcaaaccccacagcccaggaatTAGGAGGAACCAgaactacctgctgtgccaccattcacCTATGTATTATGTGCTGTGCTGCTCTTGATTTGTATTACAGCTGTATGTGCAATGAATTTTCCACATACATATGACGAaatgattatatttatttaaccatAGAATTACCTTTGGAGTGCGTTTTTACATACAGTGTCACCTGAACATATGGTAACATTTAGATGGCAGTGGGCAATGTAATGgtaaacatgggtttgaatcccacctctcaCCGTAGTACCCTTCATCCGATAGACATGTAGGCATTTTTGGAAGGGATCTACCTCACATCTGGGTTGTGAACACATCACTTACAGTACTTCATCCTAGCTGATGCAGGGCGCACGCTCCTGTCCGTGTAGATGGCTTAGTATGGCCAGGTCCGGCCCGGATAATCATAGGCAGGAGGATCTTACGTTACATAACTGGCATGTGTCCCGACCGCATCGAGCCACAGTGCTTTCTCACACACCAGGACTCTGGAACGTGGTGTACCCACAGCACACTGGAGACCTTTGCCTTGTGATTTACTGACCTTCTGGAAATATAGGCTATGAAATCCAGCACAGATGGGTTTCCTTCTTCCTTGtctcattatcattattatttaggAGAGCTGTGCCTGTGTGGATGCACACAGGAAAAAGTAGCTGAATACAATATACAATTTTATACGATATTCCTGCTgacagttttactgtatttcgTTTAAGTGCTTCCCTCAAGGGCACAACAACAGGGTACTTGGACCATGGATCTTCTGGTCACATGACCTGGTCTTGAATCACTACACTTGCTGGTAATTGGCAggagagggttttttttaaaggcttttgATGCCATCTCATGCTGTCGTTTACCGTAGTACCAAGTGCAGTTCTTGTTTCCATCCAGGGCGTGCTGTCCTTCGCAGAATCCCACGGGCTACCTGTGTCCATGCACTTTGGGTGTCCTGGGAAGTAAGTGCATTCGGCGACGCTGATTTGGCGTTCTGTGGTCCCCCTGAACATCTTGTCCTGTTTTACTGAGGAATCTGGCAAGATGTTGTGTCGACACGTTCAACATATTGTTGCGTTTAGCGTCTCCGTGCCACTGAGCGCACGTAGTGAACTGCTTAACATAAGGGTTTCATTTATAACAAGGCCATTTGTGAGAAGTGAAATTATTTGTGTGAATTATCTCATATGTAATATCTTGTGTACTGgatatttcagtaaaaacagctTCTACAGGGATATCTGGGGACTCTTAAATGGTTGATGTAGTCAAAAATGCCTAATCGTCCATGGATTACCTGTAACTGCTTGCCCAGTGAAGACTCACAGTCAgttacacactcattcactcagtgTGGGTAGGAACCCTCAagaacgtggggagaacatgcatacaCCCCTCAGTGTTCTTTGTTAAATATGTGGGAAGGGGTGTCAACCATGTGAAATTCTTTGTGTTTGCAAATGTATTGCGCAATAAAACTGAACTCTACTCTGACATGCCAACCCCTTACAGACTGAGGcaaatttgaacccaggtctgaaCTCAGGAactatgaggcaccagtactacccTCTGCCACCCCCTTAAAAATCAAGTGGAacttagtgatttttttaaaagattagtTTAGTTTAAATTACTCACGCTTCATTTATGACACACAgggctgtttgaaagtatgtgaagctcTTGTGTCCTTTAATTTTACCACAGATAATGAGAattgtgtttctcatgtgacataataggtgtgtaaggACCAATTGCATATTTAGCTTTAGAGGAAATGCTGTGTGTAGTAGATGAACGCAAGTAgagcaggtgtaaaaataagtgaagcaagtgaagcccaagtagcattggttaaatcaagtaggtgtgtaaatcaaaaccatttattcatttattttaatattttatacaagaattaTGACCAACCCTAtagggttcgcatactttcCAACAACACTGTATATTGTGACCTCAAAATTGATTTATGTGCAGTGAGATTTGAAAAGTAATGTGGGTGTGGACTGGAAGGGTGAAGAACTGGTGGCGATTACTTGAAGCTCTACTTAGAGATGTTTTGTCTCAGGAGGCTGGTGTTTCACTCTGCTGACTCTCGCCCCCAGACCGGTGTGCTTCAGCGTGGAGGACGTGTCCTTGGAGGTCACCGTTGTGCTCTCCACCTTGACGGACCCCTCGCAGACCACTGAGCCTGAGGTTCCCCCTGCCCCCAGGTGATTGTGATGAGAGCCCCATACTTCCCCTCCGCTCTGGTGTCGAACCCTCGACTCTCTGACTCTCAGCCcgtcactttgtttttcagctctGTGAGGTTAAACCACTTGGGGATATTTTGGCTAAATCAGCTCATTTTTAGTTTATGGGAACACTAGTGCAAAGTCTTGTGTGACGGCTCGGTGCTCCAGTGCTCACAGGCTGCAGGGTTCGCTCATTTTAATctaattaccaaaaaaaatgtacaagacCATGTTCAGCTGTTTGTTCCATGTTAGTGGGCAGTTTTCTTTTGTCAAACTCATTGGACTAAATTTTGTGAGGCAGGGTCAGAAGGGTGCTCTGAAactctatatatgtgtgtgtgtgtgtgtgtgtgtgtgtgtgtgtgtgtgtgtgtgagagagagagtgagagagccAGGCCAACGACCCTCAGTAACCTTCCCAGTGGGACTGTGATACCACCGCCGCACACTTGCCTCCCTGCTTTCCCTTCTCCTTCGACACCAGGGAATCGGAAACTCACTGGCCAGAAAATGGattgtgctttcatttcttGTCCCTCttagcaggtggcatagtggtttgagctttTGTTATGAAattgaaggttcttggttcagatcccacctcctgctgtagtggccttcatcaaggtacttatcctgaactgaactgatacagtaaaaattacacagctgtatgaatgggtaaatcacatagtatgcaaacctaacattgaaattttttttttaaatttcactacCAAAACAAATAACAATTAATAACAAACAACATTCTAAACAAACATCCATagaactgacattttttccttttttatagCCATATTCCAGACAAATTATACAGTTAAAATAACTATGTCTTGCTTTCTTGTTCTTTACATGTTGTAAAGTTTTCACACAAAGTTCCAATTAAATTTTCAGTAGGGTAGTATTAGGGTTAACATTGGGgcatttttgtttgtggatATGATTTTTCCAAAGATTAGACACAGATctataaaaacacatattttgatTGTCTCTGcccttaaaaacagaaaaaaaaagtctttatttgtgaaatgcacttttactttCAGGTTTGTAGGTAGTGAACTTTCCATGTCACACCagaacattttactgtaaatacaaagaaCAAATGTGTCCTGCTTTCTCACGCAATCCTGACATTcagaacaatgaataaatactaaGCAATCGTCATAAAGAAGGAGATGCCAGTCAGAGACACTGTCTGTGTTTGTCCAGCCTGGGGTCCACACTGTCCACCTGTACTGACCGCAGCTCTCTGCCTCTCTGTCCGTGGCCCCTTTACTGTGCAGCTGGGGATTGGCTCTGGGTGTGGGGAAAGCAGCTAGAATCTGGGGTCGGGAGGAAAGGGGCAGGAAGGGGATTGTTATTGGGGTGGGATTAATTCACAGTGAGAGACACGTGTGGGCGGCTCGACAGGGGAGGTCTTTCAGCCTGCGACTCTGGAGCTGAGCCAGCGTTAGCCGAGTCCTTGTatgccccccacacacagcgCCCCCCTAGGGGCAGATCACAGGGtagggatgttttttttttttttttttttttccccccctcccttccccctcctcttccCGTTGCTGTTCAGGCCTCACTCTCACACATGCGAGCGCACGTGCTGCAGCGCTCTTGCACATGGCTCtggtgcgcgcgcacacaccctgTAGGCAGACATTAGTCAGACACGTGCAGTGCAGCAGTAGCTCTCTTCTCTGCAGAAATAGGTCTTTGCAATGAAGCACCATCTtacattattgctgttatttattcatttatctggcgCTTCTCTTCAAAGTCATTTACGTTACatctgtacactaagctacttgcactgattttcccatttttacagctgggtactttttactgtatcaattcagggtaagtacctggatcaagggtattgcaacggaagtggggattcaaacccaggatgTTCTGATTTGGAGGTGATggttctaactactacaccacgtGGAAATCAGACATGcctgagtttacatttacatttttttatttagcagagaattttctctaaagtgacttccaatgaactctgcatcttctttctttgtttactgAAGCTGCGATGTCTCCATGACCCTCCACCATGGTTCTGCGGTGGAGAACCTCACCGAACACGTCACACATGCACTGCTAAATGGGGAGCAGGTCCCCTCCAGCCAGGGCAGCTCCATCTTCAGCGGACTAGACTACCTGGGCCGAGTGGCATCCCTGCGTGTCGCTTCCATCGACCCTGGGGACAGCAACGCGGAGGGATGCTGGACCTTGGACCCCGGCTCACAAACCACCCCCAAGGTGAGTCGGGACAGAGGCGCCCCTCATGGGTTCTGTCGCTTGTTCCGCTTACAAGAGCGAAGTCCCAGCGGACACGCTTGTCTTCAGGAGCACGTGTGTATGAGAGCGTGATCGACTCTTCTGCTGGGGGccacatgcatttgtttttctcttatcTCACGGAGAACAGGCCATGAATGTAATTAGAGTCCCGGCTGTGGCGTCTCTGATCAGCtttgacacagagaaagtgaccTGATTTGCTGCGCTCCACCTCTCAGTGTATTCCCAGCCATTTTAAAGCAGTGTCTCTTGTCGAAGACAAATGGATTAATAGGAAAGCCAAGCAGTCGACGCTTTAAGAAGAGTGTAATTTGAGCACTGTGACAGTTATGTATGGAATAAGAGTAAAAGCAGTACCATGACTCCTACAGCACGTCCCACTGCACCGTGATGCAGAAGCGCCCAACTGGGCAGTGAATTGTTTAGCTGAATGGAAGGACGAGCGTTTTGAGATGCAAGCGTGTGTTGTAACCCAGAGTGGCACTGTTGAAAATGTGACTGTTTTGTTGTAGGGTTGAGTTTTGCACAGGATGTGTAGAACATTTGGACAGAAAGCCAGCAGGTGGTttaatggttacagctgttgctttgtctttgaagggcctgggttcaaaaCTGCTCTTGTAGTACAGCTGATGTAGGCACTTGGCCTGAACTGACCGTAAAATTCACCCCTTTGCTTCATAACTGAGTAAATTGTTCTTAGTAGCTTAGCGTGCAAATCTAACACGagtggctttggggaaa
Above is a genomic segment from Scleropages formosus chromosome 17, fSclFor1.1, whole genome shotgun sequence containing:
- the rad9b gene encoding cell cycle checkpoint control protein RAD9B isoform X1 yields the protein MKCIFEGARVKVFGRAVHALSRISDEFWLDPLSKGLALRSVNSSHSAYACFLFPPLFFQSYHPISGLSQDATDGKCKLAVKSLLPLFRCVPTADRSEEMCQISTSPQDNRVVFKLACKHGIIKTYKLAFRECEVLQAVFPAHQCPNVLKAQASLLGDMVMHFPVSQEEVTLSVSPKRVMLRNYCEDKMDQMKAMSTELSLQPEEFDCFQVAVSSDITFCLKELRGVLSFAESHGLPVSMHFGCPGKPVCFSVEDVSLEVTVVLSTLTDPSQTTEPEVPPAPSCDVSMTLHHGSAVENLTEHVTHALLNGEQVPSSQGSSIFSGLDYLGRVASLRVASIDPGDSNAEGCWTLDPGSQTTPKVCSVLFGSVSGQQVGGRTPPHASLVCASDTDEDTEEERALPIPRH
- the rad9b gene encoding cell cycle checkpoint control protein RAD9B isoform X2, whose protein sequence is MLFTTFPLFVDFLALRCYSCCEERCLKKQSRRSVFGRAVHALSRISDEFWLDPLSKGLALRSVNSSHSAYACFLFPPLFFQSYHPISGLSQDATDGKCKLAVKSLLPLFRCVPTADRSEEMCQISTSPQDNRVVFKLACKHGIIKTYKLAFRECEVLQAVFPAHQCPNVLKAQASLLGDMVMHFPVSQEEVTLSVSPKRVMLRNYCEDKMDQMKAMSTELSLQPEEFDCFQVAVSSDITFCLKELRGVLSFAESHGLPVSMHFGCPGKPVCFSVEDVSLEVTVVLSTLTDPSQTTEPEVPPAPSCDVSMTLHHGSAVENLTEHVTHALLNGEQVPSSQGSSIFSGLDYLGRVASLRVASIDPGDSNAEGCWTLDPGSQTTPKVKFLAEDSVQPL